In Thermodesulfovibrionales bacterium, a single window of DNA contains:
- a CDS encoding phosphatidate cytidylyltransferase, with protein MHATRLVVAVIVLPLFYLYVMKLHQIYFFVLILIVAAVAQAEFYAMYRVRGLLKASGLVGGLVLLAIMYFSRTAMTDGIISVFLIIAGMRLIGKRDPSQSLHDIAPVIIALLYIPCSLGFQLLLRSEGPAWILFLFGCVWASDSLAYYVGKGIGKRKLYVEVSPNKTVAGAFGSLSGGAAAGWLLNLLLIQTMGHAESLIVGLIIGATSIVGDLVESMFKRDAGVKDSSTLIPGHGGVIDKIDGVLFAGPVLYWVSRVFGFIA; from the coding sequence ATGCACGCAACCAGGCTGGTTGTAGCAGTCATCGTTCTGCCCCTTTTCTACCTCTATGTCATGAAACTCCATCAGATCTATTTTTTCGTTCTTATCCTTATTGTGGCTGCAGTCGCACAGGCGGAGTTTTACGCTATGTACCGGGTTCGAGGGCTGCTGAAGGCTTCAGGCCTGGTCGGAGGCCTTGTTCTGTTAGCGATCATGTACTTCTCGAGAACGGCTATGACCGATGGTATCATATCGGTCTTTCTCATCATTGCGGGCATGAGACTGATCGGGAAGCGGGACCCTTCGCAGTCCCTCCATGACATAGCTCCCGTCATCATAGCGCTCCTGTATATACCCTGTTCCCTTGGCTTCCAGCTATTGTTGCGAAGCGAAGGACCTGCATGGATCCTCTTCCTCTTCGGCTGTGTATGGGCATCCGACAGTCTTGCTTACTATGTCGGGAAGGGCATTGGAAAGAGGAAATTATACGTTGAGGTGAGTCCGAACAAGACTGTTGCCGGCGCCTTTGGCTCCCTTTCTGGAGGCGCCGCTGCAGGATGGCTTTTGAATCTCCTCCTTATTCAAACGATGGGTCACGCGGAATCGCTGATCGTCGGCCTTATTATCGGCGCGACCTCCATCGTCGGCGATCTTGTCGAGTCGATGTTCAAGCGTGATGCCGGGGTCAAGGATTCAAGCACCCTGATCCCCGGTCACGGAGGGGTCATCGACAAGATCGACGGCGTTCTTTTTGCGGGGCCTGTGCTCTACTGGGTCTCAAGGGTCTTTGGTTTCATAGCATGA
- a CDS encoding isoprenyl transferase has protein sequence MLLSGRIPAHIAIIMDGNGRWAAMRGLPRVEGHKRGAERAKEIITAAKEIGVDTLTLYAFSIENWQRPDDEVSMLMRLLEFYIKKEFHELIKKGMVFRTIGEIWRLPENIRGLLEDMTTRSSGNTGMKLVLALSYGGRNEIIRAVRKLVDSKARSEDITDSSFESLLDTSGLPAPDLIVRTSGEKRISNFLLWQAAYAEFYFTDTLWPDFTKDEFFLALHDYQQRERRFGAVPLKVGF, from the coding sequence TGGGAATGGGCGGTGGGCGGCAATGCGCGGTCTACCAAGAGTCGAGGGGCATAAACGCGGCGCGGAAAGGGCGAAGGAGATTATTACCGCTGCGAAGGAAATAGGGGTGGATACCCTTACGCTCTATGCCTTTTCGATCGAGAACTGGCAGCGGCCTGACGATGAAGTCTCGATGCTCATGAGACTCCTCGAGTTTTACATCAAGAAGGAATTCCATGAATTGATAAAGAAGGGAATGGTCTTCAGGACGATCGGCGAGATCTGGAGACTGCCGGAAAACATCCGGGGGCTTCTCGAAGATATGACGACGCGGTCTTCAGGGAACACCGGGATGAAACTCGTCCTCGCCCTGAGTTACGGGGGCAGGAACGAGATCATCCGCGCAGTACGGAAACTGGTGGATTCGAAGGCCAGATCCGAGGACATTACCGATAGCTCTTTTGAGTCCCTCCTCGATACATCAGGCCTTCCTGCCCCCGACCTCATCGTCAGGACGAGCGGAGAAAAACGGATCAGCAATTTCCTCCTCTGGCAGGCTGCCTATGCCGAGTTTTATTTTACGGACACCCTATGGCCTGATTTTACGAAGGATGAGTTCTTTCTTGCCCTCCACGATTACCAGCAGAGGGAGCGAAGGTTCGGGGCAGTTCCACTCAAGGTCGGCTTCTGA